From a single Nissabacter sp. SGAir0207 genomic region:
- the gspF gene encoding type II secretion system inner membrane protein GspF produces the protein MGRFAYRAVTPAGKTVRGRLEAESPRDVRRLLREQNLTPLEIVTASGLLPTTGRRRGARVPTATLSLFSRQLATLINASLPLESALEVIARQTDHPALATVLKTVRSKVVEGHTLADALGDYPRLFDPMFCTLVTAGERTGQLGPVLEKMADYNEIRQQLKSKFTQAMIYPLMLTLVAILVITILLVAVVPQIIEQFVHMKQALPVTTRILISVSSALQAAWLPASVVLLLGIVGGKLMLRNPRHRMRFHHQLLRPAVIGPLIRAINSARYARTLSILQTSGVPLLEAMNIAAAGVTNLRINLLLTQAAESVRQGNALFKALEQTQLFPPMMLYMIASGEQSGRLGELMARAADNQDQLMQQRLTMALSLFEPALIVSMASIVLFIVMAILQPILQLNNLVS, from the coding sequence ATGGGCCGCTTCGCATACCGGGCTGTCACGCCTGCTGGCAAAACCGTGCGCGGCCGGCTGGAAGCGGAATCGCCACGCGACGTACGTCGCCTGCTGCGAGAGCAAAACCTCACCCCGCTGGAGATTGTGACGGCGAGTGGCCTGTTGCCAACCACTGGCCGCCGCCGGGGAGCACGGGTGCCTACCGCAACGCTGTCGCTCTTCTCCCGCCAGCTGGCGACCCTGATTAACGCCTCACTGCCGCTGGAGTCGGCGCTGGAGGTTATTGCGCGGCAGACCGACCATCCGGCGCTGGCGACCGTCCTGAAAACGGTGCGCAGCAAAGTGGTGGAGGGGCATACGCTGGCTGATGCGCTCGGCGACTATCCGCGCCTCTTCGATCCCATGTTCTGCACGCTGGTCACGGCGGGCGAGCGCACCGGTCAGCTAGGCCCAGTGCTGGAGAAGATGGCGGACTACAACGAGATCCGCCAACAGCTCAAAAGCAAATTCACCCAAGCGATGATCTATCCGCTGATGCTGACGCTGGTGGCAATTCTGGTGATCACCATTCTGCTGGTCGCCGTGGTGCCGCAGATCATCGAGCAGTTTGTGCATATGAAGCAGGCACTGCCTGTGACCACGCGCATCTTGATTTCGGTCTCCAGCGCTTTGCAGGCGGCCTGGCTACCTGCCAGCGTGGTGCTGCTGCTGGGGATTGTTGGCGGCAAGCTGATGCTGCGCAACCCGCGGCACCGTATGCGCTTCCATCACCAGCTATTGCGCCCGGCGGTGATTGGGCCGCTGATTCGGGCGATCAACAGCGCCCGTTATGCGCGCACGCTCAGCATCCTGCAAACCAGTGGTGTCCCGCTGCTGGAGGCAATGAACATTGCGGCCGCCGGGGTAACCAACCTGCGCATCAATCTGCTGCTGACCCAAGCGGCGGAGAGTGTGCGTCAGGGCAACGCCCTCTTCAAGGCGCTGGAGCAGACCCAGCTCTTCCCGCCAATGATGCTTTATATGATCGCCTCCGGGGAGCAGAGCGGCCGCTTGGGCGAGCTGATGGCGCGCGCGGCTGACAATCAGGATCAGCTGATGCAGCAGCGCCTGACAA